A DNA window from Acetobacter aceti NBRC 14818 contains the following coding sequences:
- a CDS encoding ABC transporter ATP-binding protein, which produces MTDILKAIELRKDYRLPRGKTLRALDNVSLTVRSGEVLGLVGESGCGKSTLGRCLLRLTDLSSGTILFENQDISRMNDRALRPVRRQMQMVFQDSYAALNPKRRIGDLITEPLRVHPDENGQKRSRQVIEARLYELMDLVSLPRSALARYPHEFSGGQRQRINIARALALSPRLIVADEPVSALDVSVQAQIVNLFTDLKEQLGLTYVFIAHDLAVVRQISTRVAVMYLGAIVELGDTDTVMQRPAHPYTAALISAVPQPVIGADDRRILLHGDVPSPISPPSGCRFHTRCPKAETRCSQDAPQLRLIGNNHEVSCHFPNI; this is translated from the coding sequence ATGACGGACATTCTGAAAGCCATTGAACTCCGCAAGGATTATCGCCTGCCGCGAGGCAAGACATTGCGAGCTTTGGACAATGTATCGCTCACAGTCCGCTCCGGCGAAGTGCTGGGTCTTGTGGGTGAGTCCGGCTGTGGCAAATCCACCCTCGGACGTTGCCTGCTGCGCCTGACCGATCTATCCTCTGGAACAATCCTGTTCGAGAATCAGGATATTTCCAGAATGAATGACCGTGCCCTACGCCCTGTGCGGCGACAGATGCAGATGGTCTTTCAGGATTCCTATGCCGCCCTCAACCCCAAACGACGGATCGGTGATCTTATAACCGAGCCATTGCGGGTCCACCCCGATGAAAACGGCCAGAAACGCAGCCGTCAGGTGATCGAGGCCCGACTTTATGAACTGATGGACCTTGTCAGTCTGCCGCGGTCCGCTCTTGCCCGGTATCCACACGAGTTTTCCGGTGGACAGCGGCAGCGGATCAACATCGCCCGCGCGCTGGCTCTCTCGCCACGCCTGATCGTGGCGGATGAACCGGTTTCCGCGCTGGATGTGTCTGTGCAGGCGCAGATCGTCAATCTTTTCACCGATCTCAAGGAACAGCTTGGCCTCACCTACGTGTTTATCGCTCACGATCTTGCCGTGGTCAGGCAGATTTCGACGCGTGTGGCGGTGATGTATCTCGGCGCCATCGTGGAACTTGGCGATACCGACACGGTCATGCAGCGTCCGGCGCATCCTTACACAGCAGCCCTGATTTCCGCCGTGCCACAGCCGGTCATTGGAGCCGATGACAGACGTATCCTGCTGCATGGCGATGTGCCGTCACCAATCTCGCCGCCCTCAGGGTGTCGGTTTCACACGCGGTGTCCGAAAGCGGAAACTCGCTGCTCGCAAGACGCTCCACAGCTACGCTTGATCGGCAATAATCACGAAGTCTCCTGTCATTTCCCAAATATCTGA
- a CDS encoding ABC transporter ATP-binding protein, producing the protein MAGDAPLLDVRDLCVSFRSGGRDVPIIENVSFTVCEREILGIVGESGSGKSVTAMAIMRLIDDPGVSLRGSVRFRGQELTTLPQKAFRHIRGREIAMIFQDPMTAFTPVYTIGWQIDEAIRVHERVSKSEARARTVRLLGDMGVPDPERTANRYPHQLSGGLRQRAMIAMALSCNPALLIADEPTTALDVTVQAQILDLLRNLRTDYGSAVMLITHDMGVVAETCDHVMVLYSGRVAERGPASAVFEQPAHPYTAALLDSIPPLTGPRPVRLPSIAGAPPAPLERPSGCAFAPRCHYAHDACVTLPPLVRFAEQDVACVLPTEGKALPTRLLHGAEA; encoded by the coding sequence ATGGCCGGTGATGCTCCCCTTCTCGACGTGCGCGACCTCTGCGTGAGTTTCCGCTCGGGTGGTCGCGATGTGCCGATCATCGAGAACGTCTCGTTTACCGTGTGCGAGCGGGAAATCCTTGGCATCGTCGGAGAGTCCGGGTCCGGCAAGAGCGTGACGGCCATGGCCATCATGCGTCTGATCGACGATCCAGGCGTCAGTCTGCGGGGCTCCGTCCGGTTCCGTGGGCAGGAATTGACCACGCTGCCGCAGAAAGCGTTCCGGCACATACGCGGCCGGGAAATTGCGATGATCTTTCAGGACCCGATGACGGCATTCACGCCGGTTTACACGATCGGCTGGCAGATCGACGAGGCGATCCGCGTGCATGAGCGCGTCTCGAAGTCCGAGGCCCGCGCCCGCACAGTCCGGCTGCTTGGCGACATGGGCGTGCCGGACCCCGAACGCACCGCCAACCGCTATCCGCATCAGTTGTCCGGCGGCCTGCGCCAGCGCGCGATGATCGCCATGGCGCTGTCCTGCAATCCGGCCCTGCTGATTGCCGACGAGCCGACCACGGCGCTGGATGTAACAGTTCAGGCACAGATTCTCGATCTTCTGCGTAATCTCCGCACGGATTACGGATCAGCTGTCATGCTCATCACGCACGATATGGGCGTTGTGGCGGAGACCTGCGACCATGTGATGGTGCTGTATTCCGGGCGTGTGGCCGAGCGCGGTCCTGCATCGGCTGTTTTTGAGCAACCTGCACATCCTTATACAGCGGCGCTGCTGGATTCCATTCCGCCGCTGACCGGGCCACGCCCCGTGCGTCTGCCGTCCATCGCGGGCGCGCCCCCTGCCCCGCTGGAACGTCCGTCTGGCTGCGCCTTCGCGCCGCGCTGTCATTATGCACATGACGCTTGCGTCACCCTACCGCCGCTCGTTCGGTTTGCCGAACAGGATGTCGCCTGCGTTCTGCCGACTGAAGGAAAAGCACTACCGACGCGTCTTCTCCATGGAGCCGAGGCATGA
- a CDS encoding ABC transporter permease — protein MLKALLQRFGQTAFVLFGISVLVFLVFFATPGADPTSRIAGKNASPETIAKVRQEYGFDHPLPVQYATMMKKLFITQDLTSYANRGEKVVPELIKAAPVTLSLATGGAVIWVVVSILMGTVAAAFRGTWIDRTLMAIGLVGISIPVFWLGQVANLITQARYHDTWLFSWVPALGYVPFAESPIGWFKALIIPWCTLAVLFIGVYARVLRSDLVTVSGEDFMRTARAKGLTPTRVLLVHGLRTSMITFVSLFGMDFAQLIGGGALLTEVVFGLQGVGRLTYQALSALDLPLIMASVMYSAVFVVLANALVDVIYIFLDPRVRDGR, from the coding sequence TTCAACGGTTCGGGCAGACTGCTTTCGTGCTGTTCGGCATTTCCGTGCTGGTGTTTCTGGTGTTCTTCGCCACGCCGGGCGCAGACCCGACTTCCCGTATCGCAGGCAAGAACGCCTCGCCCGAGACCATAGCCAAGGTGCGGCAGGAATACGGTTTCGACCATCCCCTACCCGTCCAGTATGCGACCATGATGAAGAAGCTCTTCATCACGCAGGACCTAACGTCCTACGCCAATCGTGGCGAGAAAGTTGTGCCTGAACTGATCAAGGCCGCGCCCGTCACACTGTCGCTGGCGACCGGTGGCGCTGTGATCTGGGTGGTGGTGTCCATTCTCATGGGCACAGTTGCGGCGGCGTTTCGCGGCACATGGATCGACCGGACGCTAATGGCCATCGGACTAGTTGGAATCTCCATTCCGGTCTTCTGGCTTGGGCAGGTCGCCAATCTCATCACGCAGGCACGCTATCACGACACATGGCTTTTCTCGTGGGTGCCAGCACTCGGTTATGTGCCGTTCGCGGAAAGCCCGATCGGCTGGTTCAAGGCGCTGATTATCCCCTGGTGCACGCTCGCGGTGCTGTTCATCGGCGTCTATGCCCGCGTGCTGCGCTCGGACCTTGTAACCGTGTCCGGCGAGGATTTCATGCGCACGGCCCGCGCCAAGGGGCTGACTCCGACGCGCGTGCTGCTGGTGCATGGTCTGCGGACCTCCATGATCACCTTCGTCTCCCTGTTCGGCATGGATTTCGCCCAGTTGATCGGTGGTGGCGCGCTGCTGACGGAAGTGGTGTTCGGCCTTCAGGGCGTGGGGCGGCTGACCTATCAGGCGCTCTCGGCGCTCGATCTGCCGCTCATCATGGCCAGCGTAATGTATTCCGCCGTGTTCGTCGTGCTGGCGAACGCGCTGGTCGATGTGATCTACATCTTTCTCGACCCGAGAGTGCGCGATGGCCGGTGA